A region from the Chitinophaga sp. Cy-1792 genome encodes:
- a CDS encoding carboxypeptidase-like regulatory domain-containing protein has translation MKKTMTGMFALAAMILGMTATKGNATPVKAIDSIAVISADSLAGADSLATFSVDSLAGKAFYSADSLAGLDTAAMRTHFSVRLDSLKGTDSLRAAEAGSITGKITPADGATEVEAVNTEGKLKAAVSQGTFTIPGAKAGNYIITVVGKQPYKSAVVKDVKVEDGKVTDIGEIKLEQ, from the coding sequence ATGAAAAAAACAATGACAGGAATGTTCGCATTAGCCGCAATGATCTTAGGTATGACTGCCACCAAAGGTAACGCTACTCCGGTAAAAGCTATTGACAGCATAGCTGTAATCAGTGCTGATTCACTGGCAGGAGCAGATAGCCTGGCAACTTTCTCCGTTGATTCATTAGCCGGCAAAGCCTTCTACAGCGCCGATTCACTCGCAGGTCTGGATACCGCAGCAATGCGTACACACTTCAGCGTTAGACTCGATTCGCTCAAAGGTACTGATTCTCTCCGCGCTGCTGAAGCCGGATCAATCACCGGTAAAATCACTCCGGCAGACGGAGCTACCGAAGTAGAAGCGGTAAATACAGAAGGTAAACTGAAAGCTGCCGTATCACAGGGTACTTTCACCATCCCTGGTGCCAAAGCAGGTAATTATATAATTACCGTAGTAGGAAAACAGCCCTATAAAAGTGCTGTTGTGAAAGATGTAAAAGTTGAAGATGGTAAAGTAACCGATATCGGTGAAATCAAACTCGAACAATAA
- a CDS encoding FecR family protein encodes MNSKTDIDIVIRYLESPENEQYKRLLNDWIQQDPANLDIFLDMRDMWNGDPLPAASAFDTHGQWQQLSAVLDETPANTPVGSEPAPLKVAAVTEKTVAPAAKTRKIQGRYWWAAAAVAGIAVTLTLLGPGNYKTYATQLQIDSVRLQDGSMAYLNANTIIKVPRDYGKNDRHISVQKGEAFFDVIKNDAQPFTVAAQNVDIKVLGTSFNVKSAEHDVKVFVQTGKVSAAYRGADKNVILTPGEEAQLLHNKTDISTILHKKSNNILAWKTRCLVFDETPLADVAAALEDYYHVKVSISNPQLADAKLLATFRDLPLDEVLDIIRKALQINIKHEDNLVEFY; translated from the coding sequence ATGAATAGTAAAACCGACATAGATATTGTGATCCGTTACCTGGAGAGTCCGGAGAATGAGCAGTACAAGCGACTGCTTAACGACTGGATTCAGCAGGATCCGGCAAATCTCGACATCTTCCTGGATATGAGGGACATGTGGAACGGAGATCCTCTCCCTGCTGCCTCTGCCTTCGATACCCACGGACAGTGGCAACAATTGAGCGCTGTTCTGGACGAAACGCCGGCCAATACACCTGTTGGCTCTGAACCAGCACCATTAAAAGTTGCTGCCGTAACAGAAAAAACAGTTGCGCCTGCCGCCAAAACAAGAAAAATTCAGGGCCGTTACTGGTGGGCCGCCGCAGCTGTGGCTGGTATCGCCGTTACCCTCACCCTACTGGGACCAGGCAATTATAAAACATACGCTACCCAGCTTCAGATCGATTCTGTAAGGCTGCAAGATGGCTCCATGGCCTACCTCAATGCCAATACCATCATTAAGGTGCCACGCGATTATGGTAAAAATGATCGCCATATCAGCGTCCAGAAAGGGGAAGCCTTCTTTGATGTGATCAAAAACGATGCACAGCCATTTACAGTGGCCGCTCAAAACGTAGATATCAAAGTACTCGGAACCTCCTTTAACGTTAAATCGGCCGAGCACGATGTAAAAGTTTTTGTGCAGACAGGTAAAGTCAGTGCCGCATACAGGGGCGCCGATAAAAATGTGATCCTCACCCCTGGCGAGGAAGCACAGCTACTGCATAATAAAACTGATATCAGTACCATCCTGCATAAAAAATCCAATAATATACTGGCCTGGAAAACCAGATGCCTTGTATTTGATGAAACACCGCTGGCTGACGTAGCAGCCGCCCTGGAAGATTACTACCATGTTAAAGTATCCATCAGCAATCCGCAACTCGCAGATGCTAAACTGCTGGCTACTTTCAGAGACCTTCCACTGGATGAAGTGCTGGATATCATCAGAAAAGCATTACAAATCAACATTAAACACGAAGATAACCTGGTCGAATTCTACTAA
- a CDS encoding DMT family protein, giving the protein MRTILLLIISNSFMTFAWYGHLKHTETALWKVILLSWGIAFFEYCFMVPANRLGYMEGWSGFQLKTIQEVITLTIFALFAVFFLKEPLRWNYLVSFTLLIGAVYFMFRK; this is encoded by the coding sequence ATGCGCACCATATTACTACTGATCATCTCCAACTCCTTCATGACGTTCGCCTGGTACGGGCACCTCAAACATACCGAAACCGCCCTCTGGAAAGTAATCCTCCTCAGCTGGGGCATCGCCTTCTTTGAATACTGCTTCATGGTACCGGCCAACAGACTTGGCTATATGGAAGGCTGGAGCGGCTTTCAGCTCAAAACCATCCAGGAAGTTATCACCCTTACCATATTCGCGCTCTTCGCAGTATTTTTTCTGAAAGAACCACTCCGCTGGAATTACCTGGTGTCTTTTACCCTGCTGATAGGCGCGGTATACTTCATGTTCAGGAAATAA
- a CDS encoding RNA polymerase sigma-70 factor, which yields MLQLSNEEIVKGIRTRKKDVFEAVFKQFAPSMYNIAVRYVKDEDTANDMVQDVFLNLWKNAENLDERAPIQHYLSRATVNTCLNAIKKEQRKETYTKEQMHVATPAETTHQILEHKELETQYRYALEKLPDQCRRVFEMSRFSGLSPAEISEQLDISINTVYAHLTTALKKLRVVLINKQ from the coding sequence ATGTTGCAACTGAGTAATGAAGAAATAGTAAAAGGCATCAGGACAAGAAAGAAAGATGTATTCGAGGCTGTTTTTAAACAGTTCGCCCCTTCCATGTATAATATCGCGGTGCGATATGTAAAAGATGAGGATACTGCCAATGATATGGTACAGGATGTATTCCTCAATTTGTGGAAGAATGCGGAAAACCTGGATGAAAGAGCGCCTATTCAGCACTATCTGTCCAGAGCCACGGTGAATACCTGCCTGAATGCTATAAAAAAAGAACAACGAAAGGAGACTTATACGAAAGAACAAATGCATGTCGCCACTCCTGCAGAAACAACCCACCAGATCCTGGAACACAAGGAATTGGAAACCCAGTACAGGTATGCATTGGAAAAACTCCCCGATCAATGTCGTCGTGTTTTTGAAATGAGCCGGTTTAGTGGCTTATCTCCCGCAGAAATATCCGAACAACTCGATATCTCTATAAATACGGTATATGCGCATCTGACTACCGCGCTGAAAAAACTGCGGGTGGTACTCATTAATAAACAGTAG
- a CDS encoding sodium:solute symporter: protein MSSLDWIVLVATLTIIVVYGIWKSRGKQNMESYFLGNQSMPWYIVLLSIIGTQASAITFISAPGQAYTDGMRFVQYYFGLPLAMVVLCITFVPIFHRLKVYTAYEFLEQRFDLKTRTLTASLFLIQRGLSTGISICAPSIILSSLLGWNLYWTNLIMGGLLIIYTVAGGTRAVSYTQTLQLAVIFAGMFLAGWMVIHLLPPDIGFKQALQVSGKMNKLNVIVTKFDWNDKYNIWSGLIGGFFLALSYFGTDQSQVGRYLTAKSVKESRLGLLMNGLVKIPMQFLILMIGALVFVFYLYFRAPLFFNEAQLARVHETAQGPALRRLEGKFEELSTVKQQQVKTLAAALEKGEETSIASAQHALQATEDQAQSVRSEAVMLIKNADPGGDANDTNYIFLHFVVNSLPKGLVGLLIAIIFLAAWGSIAAALNSLASTTIIDVYKRLYKSEESPEKYLRMSRVWTLIWGLFCIAVAQFASGLGSLIEVVNILGSWFYGVTLGIFLVAFYMKRIGGTATFYSAIISQVIVLVLFWMEKVSFLWLNAIGCMLVLVIALVIQSFIPAKNEHILNS, encoded by the coding sequence ATGAGTTCATTAGACTGGATAGTACTGGTTGCTACGCTAACCATTATTGTTGTGTATGGTATCTGGAAGAGCCGTGGCAAGCAAAACATGGAAAGTTATTTCCTTGGCAATCAGTCTATGCCTTGGTATATCGTATTGCTTTCTATTATAGGCACGCAGGCAAGTGCCATTACATTTATTTCCGCACCTGGCCAGGCATATACGGACGGGATGCGTTTTGTGCAGTATTATTTTGGATTGCCGCTGGCCATGGTGGTACTTTGTATCACCTTTGTACCCATCTTTCACCGGTTGAAAGTATACACGGCCTATGAGTTCCTGGAGCAGCGTTTTGATCTGAAAACACGTACACTGACAGCTTCCCTGTTTCTTATTCAGCGCGGGTTATCTACCGGTATCAGTATCTGTGCCCCCAGTATTATATTATCTTCTTTGTTAGGGTGGAACCTTTACTGGACCAATCTGATCATGGGAGGCTTGCTGATTATCTATACAGTGGCAGGGGGGACCCGGGCGGTAAGTTATACCCAGACACTGCAACTGGCAGTAATTTTCGCAGGAATGTTCCTGGCAGGCTGGATGGTGATACACCTGCTGCCGCCAGATATAGGTTTTAAACAGGCCTTACAGGTTTCCGGGAAGATGAACAAGCTGAATGTGATTGTTACGAAGTTTGACTGGAATGATAAGTATAATATCTGGAGTGGTTTGATAGGCGGGTTTTTTCTGGCGCTGTCCTACTTCGGAACAGACCAATCGCAGGTAGGCCGCTATCTTACTGCCAAATCAGTGAAGGAAAGCCGTTTAGGCCTGCTGATGAACGGTTTGGTAAAGATACCCATGCAGTTTCTCATACTGATGATTGGCGCGCTGGTATTCGTATTTTACCTGTATTTCAGGGCACCGTTATTTTTTAACGAGGCACAACTGGCACGGGTACACGAAACGGCGCAAGGTCCGGCGTTACGCAGACTGGAAGGGAAATTCGAAGAACTGAGCACCGTAAAACAGCAACAGGTAAAGACGCTTGCAGCTGCGCTGGAGAAAGGAGAGGAGACTTCCATAGCTTCAGCGCAACACGCTTTGCAGGCAACGGAAGACCAGGCGCAAAGTGTACGCTCAGAGGCTGTCATGCTGATAAAAAATGCTGACCCTGGCGGCGATGCCAATGATACCAACTACATCTTCCTTCATTTCGTGGTAAATAGTTTACCGAAAGGCCTTGTAGGTCTGCTGATAGCCATTATTTTCCTGGCTGCCTGGGGAAGTATTGCTGCCGCACTGAATTCGCTGGCCTCTACAACAATTATCGATGTCTATAAACGACTGTATAAATCAGAAGAATCTCCGGAGAAATACCTGCGCATGTCGCGGGTATGGACGCTCATCTGGGGCCTGTTCTGTATTGCGGTTGCTCAGTTTGCCAGTGGCCTCGGCAGCCTGATCGAAGTGGTGAATATTCTTGGTTCCTGGTTTTACGGTGTCACACTGGGCATCTTCCTGGTGGCGTTTTACATGAAGCGCATCGGTGGTACCGCTACTTTCTATTCTGCAATCATCTCCCAGGTAATTGTATTGGTATTGTTCTGGATGGAAAAAGTAAGTTTCCTCTGGTTAAATGCTATCGGTTGCATGCTGGTGCTGGTTATTGCATTGGTAATACAGTCCTTTATTCCGGCTAAAAATGAGCATATTTTGAATAGTTAG
- a CDS encoding PIG-L family deacetylase encodes MFQRILSALTLLLLLNSVQAFCQPSPVWNAADIKLQLKKLDTLGSVLYFAAHPDDENTRLLGYLAKEKLYRTGYLSLTRGDGGQNLVGNEQGELLGLIRTQELLAARRIDGAEQFFTRAQDFGFSKNPEETFSIWDSAKIIRDAVWVIRKFQPDVIICRFPADSRAGHGHHTASAMIAAKAFELAADPTYAPEQLAYVKPWQAKRLLWNTFSFGGNNTTSEDQFKIDVGVYNPLLGKGFGEIAAESRSQHKSQGFGVAATRGSAMEYFLTIKGTNPQKSLLDGVDQSWNRIPQGNAIGTLVDKAIAGFNMEDPSASVPALLQIRKAIAALPEGYWKTQKLKETEQLILACAGVWAEAYSASKVVVPGRPMTASVQVINRGNIPVTLKNITLPGKGDNAVGQQLPFNNLYNLNTTLDVPANTPVSQPYWLIGAHPLGTYNIENPLLVGNPENIPALQATIELQLGGQDFTIQRALQYKFTDPVKGELYEPLVIAPPVVGNLTNQVFIFTDNKPQDVVVKMQAMADHVDGELSLKLPFGFASIPESRAYNFDKANDEQEFHFSVKPIASNINSRADTFGIAMTCAGKVYTDGIQRINYDHIPAITLFPPAQARLVTVSLKHNGNNLGYIPGAGDMVAASLRQVGYKVTELTEKDIMSGDLSKYDAIIAGVRAYNTNPRMKFWQPRLMEYVKEGGTYLVQYNVNSPLVMNDLGPYPFALSRDRVTDETATVDFLHPKDSVLLYPNVIQPSDFNGWVQELGLYYTSNASNAYTKLFAMHDKGEPALDGSTLVAKYGEGRYVYTSLSFFRQLPAGVPGAYRLFVNLISVKK; translated from the coding sequence ATGTTTCAAAGAATCTTATCCGCGCTGACGTTACTACTGTTACTGAACAGCGTCCAGGCTTTTTGCCAGCCTTCTCCTGTCTGGAATGCTGCTGATATCAAACTGCAGCTGAAAAAACTGGACACGCTTGGAAGCGTACTCTATTTTGCCGCTCATCCTGATGATGAGAACACCCGTTTACTTGGATATCTCGCAAAAGAAAAATTATACCGCACCGGATATCTCTCCCTGACCCGTGGCGACGGCGGACAAAACCTCGTCGGTAATGAACAGGGGGAACTGCTGGGCTTAATCCGTACCCAGGAATTGCTGGCAGCCCGCCGCATCGATGGCGCAGAGCAGTTTTTTACCCGTGCGCAGGACTTCGGCTTCTCCAAGAACCCGGAAGAAACCTTCAGCATCTGGGATTCTGCTAAAATTATCCGTGATGCCGTTTGGGTAATCCGTAAATTTCAGCCTGACGTGATCATCTGCCGGTTCCCGGCCGATAGTCGCGCCGGACACGGCCACCACACTGCTTCTGCCATGATCGCAGCCAAAGCATTCGAGCTGGCGGCAGATCCAACCTATGCACCGGAACAACTGGCCTATGTAAAACCATGGCAGGCAAAACGCCTCCTCTGGAATACATTCAGCTTTGGCGGAAATAATACCACCTCCGAAGACCAGTTCAAGATAGATGTAGGTGTTTACAACCCTTTACTGGGTAAGGGTTTTGGCGAAATTGCCGCCGAAAGCCGCTCCCAGCACAAGAGCCAGGGCTTCGGCGTAGCAGCTACCCGCGGTTCAGCAATGGAATACTTCCTGACCATCAAAGGCACCAACCCGCAGAAAAGCCTGCTCGATGGAGTAGACCAATCCTGGAACCGTATCCCACAGGGCAACGCCATAGGAACACTGGTAGATAAGGCCATCGCTGGCTTTAATATGGAAGATCCATCTGCTTCCGTACCGGCATTATTACAGATCCGTAAAGCAATAGCAGCACTGCCGGAAGGGTACTGGAAAACACAGAAACTGAAAGAAACAGAACAGCTGATACTGGCTTGCGCCGGCGTTTGGGCAGAAGCATACAGCGCCAGCAAAGTGGTGGTTCCGGGACGCCCTATGACCGCAAGTGTTCAGGTGATTAACAGGGGAAATATTCCCGTGACACTCAAAAACATTACCCTGCCTGGAAAAGGAGATAATGCTGTCGGACAACAATTACCTTTTAATAATCTATATAACTTAAACACTACCCTGGATGTGCCGGCTAATACGCCGGTGTCACAGCCTTACTGGCTGATAGGCGCTCATCCACTGGGTACCTATAATATCGAAAATCCGTTGCTGGTAGGCAATCCTGAAAATATACCTGCATTACAGGCTACCATTGAGCTGCAATTGGGCGGACAGGATTTTACCATCCAACGGGCATTACAATATAAATTTACCGACCCTGTAAAAGGGGAATTATACGAACCACTTGTTATCGCACCGCCGGTAGTGGGAAACCTCACCAACCAGGTATTCATCTTCACAGATAATAAACCACAGGACGTAGTCGTAAAAATGCAGGCAATGGCCGATCATGTTGATGGTGAACTTTCACTGAAACTGCCTTTCGGCTTTGCATCTATACCCGAATCAAGGGCCTATAATTTTGACAAGGCCAATGATGAGCAGGAGTTTCATTTTTCCGTTAAACCAATCGCATCCAATATCAATAGCCGCGCAGATACCTTTGGTATAGCCATGACCTGCGCCGGCAAAGTATATACTGATGGTATCCAACGTATCAACTACGACCACATTCCGGCCATTACCCTGTTTCCACCTGCACAGGCAAGACTGGTAACAGTTTCGCTGAAACATAACGGTAATAACCTGGGGTATATCCCGGGTGCTGGTGACATGGTAGCCGCTTCACTTCGTCAGGTGGGCTACAAAGTGACAGAACTGACTGAAAAGGATATTATGTCCGGCGACCTTTCTAAATATGATGCCATCATTGCAGGTGTGCGTGCCTATAATACCAATCCTCGTATGAAGTTCTGGCAGCCACGCCTGATGGAATATGTAAAAGAAGGTGGTACTTACCTGGTACAATACAACGTAAATTCGCCGCTGGTAATGAACGACCTGGGGCCGTATCCATTTGCACTTTCCCGCGACAGGGTTACAGATGAAACGGCAACAGTAGATTTCCTGCATCCGAAAGACTCCGTATTGCTTTATCCAAACGTTATTCAACCTTCGGATTTCAATGGCTGGGTACAGGAGCTGGGACTTTATTATACCTCCAATGCAAGTAATGCATATACTAAATTATTCGCCATGCACGATAAAGGAGAGCCAGCATTAGATGGTTCTACACTTGTTGCAAAATATGGTGAAGGACGATATGTATATACATCCTTGTCATTCTTCAGACAGCTGCCGGCAGGGGTGCCAGGTGCTTACAGGCTGTTTGTAAATCTGATATCAGTAAAAAAGTGA